The Sulfurospirillum halorespirans DSM 13726 genome has a window encoding:
- a CDS encoding type II toxin-antitoxin system prevent-host-death family antitoxin, translated as MIVSANDIKTKGVTLLDKLFESVSEVVINVRGKNKYVVIDIERYKQLRTLELDRLYEETMQEIKEGKYTTDVEEHLKEVRAIANGL; from the coding sequence ATGATCGTATCAGCCAATGACATTAAAACCAAAGGGGTCACGCTGCTTGACAAACTCTTCGAGAGCGTGAGCGAAGTGGTCATCAATGTGCGGGGGAAAAACAAGTATGTAGTCATCGACATTGAGCGCTACAAGCAGTTGAGAACCTTGGAGCTTGACCGACTTTATGAAGAGACGATGCAAGAGATTAAGGAAGGCAAGTACACGACAGATGTCGAGGAGCACCTCAAAGAAGTAAGAGCTATCGCCAATGGCTTATGA
- a CDS encoding HlyD family type I secretion periplasmic adaptor subunit, which translates to MINRMMIEKRWNYYITVVPIALFFFVFLIWAAFSEIDEVVRGNGKIVPSGQTKVLQHMEGGIVSEILVKEGQNVALNQPIYQLNQAFFTADMKGKDLDRVSLQAKEERLMSLIDDKELVFDKALVEQYPEIVGNEMQIFRSEKLNNSERLSGVQQKVEQRQYELKELESRQKNLMLELNMALENTTIAEQLMKSGAGSRKEYLFEMSKKQNLITQVDEVKNLIPVTQGKYKEVIHELGSVRSDIQSKLLNDLKDVRLKISQLSQQTEASVDRTKRLLITSPVNGIVNVLYFHTVGGTIKSGDKVAEITPLEEGLMVEANIKAADRGRIWVGQKANIEITAYDYARYGMIEGELVSISPDSFTTQKGEIFYAIKIKAFKDRLGPNLPIMPGMETGINIITGKRTVLGYILLPLKRMSKNAMLEP; encoded by the coding sequence ATGATAAACAGAATGATGATTGAAAAACGCTGGAATTATTACATCACGGTCGTGCCTATTGCTCTTTTTTTCTTTGTTTTTTTGATCTGGGCGGCATTTAGTGAAATTGATGAAGTGGTTCGTGGTAATGGAAAGATTGTTCCCTCTGGGCAAACCAAAGTCCTTCAACACATGGAAGGTGGCATTGTCTCTGAAATCCTAGTGAAAGAGGGACAAAATGTTGCCCTCAATCAACCCATTTACCAGCTAAACCAAGCCTTTTTTACGGCAGATATGAAAGGGAAAGATCTTGACCGTGTCTCTTTACAAGCTAAAGAAGAGCGCTTGATGAGTCTCATTGATGACAAAGAGTTGGTATTTGATAAAGCGTTGGTCGAACAATACCCTGAGATTGTTGGAAATGAGATGCAGATTTTTAGGAGTGAGAAGCTCAATAATTCGGAACGTCTCAGTGGCGTGCAACAAAAAGTAGAACAGCGACAGTATGAACTCAAAGAGTTAGAGAGTCGGCAAAAAAACCTCATGTTAGAGCTCAATATGGCACTTGAAAATACGACGATTGCTGAGCAGTTAATGAAATCAGGCGCTGGGTCTCGCAAAGAGTACCTTTTTGAGATGAGTAAAAAACAAAATCTCATTACCCAAGTCGATGAGGTGAAAAATCTCATACCCGTCACGCAAGGCAAATACAAAGAGGTGATACATGAGTTAGGTTCGGTTCGCTCTGACATTCAATCCAAATTGCTCAATGACCTCAAAGATGTGCGTCTCAAAATAAGTCAACTTTCCCAACAAACGGAAGCAAGTGTCGATAGAACCAAACGTCTTCTCATCACCTCTCCTGTCAATGGCATCGTGAATGTGCTCTATTTTCATACGGTGGGTGGCACGATCAAATCTGGAGATAAGGTTGCTGAGATTACACCATTGGAAGAGGGTTTGATGGTCGAAGCCAACATCAAAGCGGCTGATCGTGGTCGCATTTGGGTCGGACAAAAAGCAAATATTGAAATTACTGCGTATGATTATGCTCGTTATGGCATGATTGAGGGCGAACTTGTTTCGATTAGCCCCGATAGTTTTACGACGCAAAAAGGAGAGATCTTTTATGCCATTAAAATCAAAGCATTCAAAGATCGACTCGGTCCAAACTTGCCCATTATGCCAGGAATGGAGACGGGGATTAATATTATTACAGGTAAACGAACCGTGCTTGGGTACATTTTGCTTCCATTGAAACGAATGAGCAAAAATGCGATGTTGGAGCCGTAG
- a CDS encoding ATP-binding cassette domain-containing protein has translation MQQHDTLVEVPLHKTKDRLLLCFKYILDFYYGDVSFETIQNILAHDHKQVTVDDLRYGSKDFGLEFEEIALSSDMVHSHVFPCIVISDNEEIAILSSFEEETITLLNPLTHEKEYLSMEALQARFTTLLTFFKDIAYKNILTHPEKSKEWFWKHLLDAKSDIIRVGILTVFINLFIILIPMYAMNVYNRVIPNFATETLFVLTLGVGLIFIFDALFKMVRVYILESMGKRIGSVLEEEALKRLLLIQSGHDQLLAGSKANLFREIAQIRDFFMSKSIGTALDLPFVVLTLFVIYLISPMIASMALVCGLIIIGINMVFQITIFSWSKKLFKDGQMKHNYLFETIKGIETLKLTNAITKRLFKWRQLVSFYNFINLKIQMQSNLAMNLSAIVMQLATVLTLVIGVYEIQDKTMTIGALVALGILVGRAMVPIVQISTILSKYKEFKEALESINHFWHLPLETQKSIEIGIQNLKGDIEFNNVSYTYLGSKNPSLQAATFKIKAGEKVGFIGRTGAGKSTVLRLLSGLDVAQSGSIYIDGHEINTIHPVELRSHIGIMPQEPFLFSGTLKENIEIGVNIGKDRLIKLLAMTGLEELVKRSGEGENFQVGENGNRLSVGQRHLVGLARALISDPSIVILDEPTTGMDVGLEKEMVEHLRPMMEDKTLIVITHRFAALDLVDRVLVVNNGRIVADGAKDEILKQLQGKPA, from the coding sequence GTGCAACAGCACGACACGTTAGTAGAAGTACCTTTGCATAAAACAAAAGATAGATTACTCCTTTGTTTTAAGTACATTCTTGATTTTTATTATGGGGATGTCTCTTTTGAGACCATTCAAAATATCTTAGCACACGATCATAAGCAGGTGACTGTCGATGATTTGAGATACGGTTCCAAAGATTTTGGGTTAGAGTTTGAGGAGATAGCACTCTCCTCAGATATGGTGCATTCCCATGTTTTTCCCTGCATTGTTATCTCTGACAATGAAGAAATCGCTATTTTGAGCTCTTTTGAAGAGGAGACGATCACGCTTTTGAATCCTCTAACGCATGAAAAAGAGTATCTGAGTATGGAAGCTTTACAGGCACGATTTACAACGCTGTTAACTTTTTTTAAAGATATTGCTTATAAAAATATCTTAACGCATCCCGAAAAGAGTAAAGAGTGGTTTTGGAAACATCTTTTAGATGCAAAGTCCGACATTATTCGTGTGGGAATTCTAACGGTTTTTATCAATCTTTTTATTATTTTAATTCCCATGTACGCGATGAATGTCTATAACAGAGTCATTCCTAACTTTGCAACCGAAACACTGTTTGTTTTAACCCTTGGCGTAGGGCTTATCTTTATTTTTGATGCACTGTTTAAGATGGTGCGTGTTTATATCTTAGAGAGTATGGGAAAGCGTATTGGGAGTGTATTGGAAGAAGAGGCATTGAAGCGTTTGCTGCTGATTCAAAGCGGGCATGACCAGCTTCTAGCAGGCTCTAAGGCGAATCTTTTTAGAGAGATTGCCCAAATACGCGATTTTTTTATGTCAAAGAGCATCGGCACCGCACTTGATCTGCCTTTTGTGGTGCTAACCCTTTTTGTCATCTACTTGATCTCTCCCATGATCGCTTCCATGGCACTTGTATGTGGATTGATTATTATTGGAATTAATATGGTGTTTCAGATTACCATTTTTAGCTGGAGCAAAAAACTTTTTAAAGATGGGCAGATGAAGCACAACTATCTGTTTGAAACCATTAAAGGCATCGAGACACTTAAACTGACCAATGCCATTACAAAACGACTTTTTAAGTGGCGACAGCTTGTTAGTTTTTACAATTTTATCAATCTTAAAATTCAGATGCAATCGAATCTTGCGATGAATCTCTCCGCTATTGTCATGCAATTAGCAACGGTTTTGACGTTGGTCATTGGTGTCTATGAGATTCAAGATAAAACAATGACGATAGGTGCTTTGGTTGCTTTAGGTATTTTAGTAGGGCGCGCGATGGTGCCTATTGTTCAAATATCTACGATTTTGAGTAAGTACAAAGAGTTCAAAGAAGCCCTAGAGTCGATTAATCATTTTTGGCACTTGCCGTTAGAGACACAAAAATCGATTGAGATTGGCATACAAAACCTTAAGGGCGATATCGAATTTAACAATGTCAGCTACACCTATTTGGGTTCTAAAAATCCTTCACTTCAAGCGGCAACTTTTAAGATTAAAGCAGGTGAGAAAGTAGGGTTTATCGGACGTACTGGAGCGGGTAAAAGTACGGTTTTACGACTTCTCTCAGGACTTGATGTTGCACAATCAGGCTCTATTTATATTGATGGGCATGAGATCAATACGATTCACCCTGTGGAACTGCGTTCCCATATAGGCATTATGCCCCAAGAGCCTTTTTTGTTTTCAGGCACACTCAAAGAAAATATTGAGATTGGTGTCAATATTGGCAAAGACAGACTCATTAAACTGCTAGCTATGACGGGACTTGAAGAGTTGGTGAAACGCTCAGGCGAGGGTGAAAACTTCCAAGTTGGCGAAAATGGCAATCGCCTCTCTGTGGGGCAACGTCATCTTGTCGGACTGGCACGTGCCTTGATTAGCGATCCTTCGATTGTTATTTTGGATGAGCCTACAACGGGTATGGACGTGGGGCTTGAAAAAGAGATGGTGGAACACCTTAGACCCATGATGGAAGATAAAACGCTGATTGTCATTACCCATCGCTTTGCCGCATTGGATTTGGTTGATAGAGTGCTTGTGGTTAATAATGGTCGCATTGTTGCGGATGGCGCTAAAGATGAGATATTAAAACAGTTGCAAGGCAAACCAGCATGA
- a CDS encoding type II toxin-antitoxin system YafQ family toxin, whose amino-acid sequence MAYEIRLSESYKKRLRKFIQSHKDMAVRYEKTIRTLQENPYHPSLRLHKLKGNLSEYFSISINIEYRIIMDFMIVDNVILLLDIGAHDEVY is encoded by the coding sequence ATGGCTTATGAAATTCGTTTAAGCGAAAGCTACAAAAAGCGGCTTCGTAAATTTATTCAATCTCATAAAGATATGGCAGTGCGTTATGAAAAGACCATTCGTACGCTTCAAGAAAACCCGTACCATCCTTCCCTTCGCCTTCATAAACTCAAAGGGAATTTAAGTGAGTATTTCTCTATTTCGATTAACATTGAGTATCGCATTATTATGGATTTCATGATTGTGGATAACGTCATTCTACTACTCGACATCGGCGCACATGACGAAGTTTACTAA